A genome region from Streptomyces sp. V3I8 includes the following:
- a CDS encoding GH92 family glycosyl hydrolase: MHSPLRRPLHRWRERASTVLAALALLVAGSALGPASAADRAPARASGAAAQLTSLVNPFIGTQNFGNTFPGASAPFGMVQVSPDTGGQGGYDYQQDKIHGFSQTHLSGVGCSVMGELPIMPTTGAVDSVDPDAYRSSYSHEDEDAEPGYYRVGLKTYGIDAELTATARTGWQRYTFPSTDRANVLFNTGRANQKVYDSEVHVVGDRTVEGRVEAGNFCAGKDKHTVYFTATFDRPFTAHGTWRGNTPSPGGRDAAGEGANGGWVTFDAASDRDVVVKVGLSYTGVEGARANLTAETDDSYDFDATRAALHATWERQLEAVKIGGGSDERQRAFYSALYHAQLHPNLAGDVDGRYAGFDGKTHQASGFTPYQNLSLWDTHRPQNQLLQMLQPKVARDVALSVVAIGRDGGWLPRWSLANSETNIMTGDPVTPFLVEAWSKGLLAGHEKEAYALLRKNALSTPPEDSPYNGRAGVAAYQERGYVPSGLEPGKDCPDKGGDNDCRHPASATLEYAAADASLALMAKGLGHTADARVFAARGQWYRNLWDSSIQQFRPRTGEGTWLTPYDPVEAGHQFHEGGAYQYQWLVPQDPAGLVSLMGGKRETEKRLDSFFAYDKLLADPAKTAREDWISAPYDYYGKPTYNPNNEPDLHSPYMYLWAGAPAKTATVVRAAMTLFTDGPDGMTGNDDLGTMSAWYVFSSLGLYPTTSGGDFLAVSSPQFPSAVIRIGAYGKKQGGTLTVRAPGASDTRRYVKQARFGGKNLRATWLDWDAVAHGGGLAFEMAAEPSAWGTGKGAEPPSVNRAAADSRRHLDASLRTGSDVLPTADSAQSVPLKLDVLGQSPGTLRVGVGVKAPEGWSAKASAPFSLTSHRLPVQRTATVDVRVPAGTAPGSYTVRITASAKGVKPVERVAAIEVRAAARCAAGAEEQCAVDLGKEVNHDGTATVAASGEGDFDGGGWSFDADLLPAAGPVVWDGVPYDAPDPSGTAPNFVEARGQSMLLPAGSYRALRLVAVAHHGPVTTMLTVRYTDGSTDEVPVPVGDWAGSAPQGSSVALEMPHRIKRGQGVDGPPVRLFGASADLDASKTVRSVGLQNDPRVQLYAITLR; this comes from the coding sequence ATGCACAGCCCCCTGCGCAGACCCCTCCACCGATGGCGCGAGCGCGCCTCGACCGTCCTCGCCGCACTGGCGCTGCTCGTCGCCGGCAGCGCCCTGGGGCCGGCGTCGGCCGCCGACCGGGCCCCCGCCCGGGCATCCGGGGCCGCCGCCCAACTGACGTCCCTGGTCAACCCGTTCATCGGCACCCAGAACTTCGGCAACACCTTTCCCGGCGCCAGTGCCCCCTTCGGCATGGTCCAGGTCAGCCCGGACACCGGCGGGCAGGGCGGCTACGACTACCAGCAGGACAAGATCCACGGGTTCAGCCAGACCCATCTCTCCGGCGTCGGCTGCTCCGTCATGGGTGAGCTGCCGATCATGCCGACGACCGGGGCGGTCGACAGTGTCGATCCCGATGCCTACCGCTCGTCCTACTCGCACGAGGACGAGGACGCCGAACCCGGTTACTACCGCGTCGGGTTGAAGACGTACGGCATCGACGCCGAGCTGACCGCCACGGCCCGCACCGGATGGCAGCGCTACACCTTCCCCTCGACCGACCGCGCCAACGTCCTGTTCAACACGGGCCGGGCCAACCAGAAGGTGTACGACTCGGAGGTGCACGTCGTCGGCGACCGTACCGTCGAGGGCCGTGTCGAGGCGGGCAACTTCTGTGCGGGCAAGGACAAGCACACCGTCTACTTCACCGCGACCTTCGACCGGCCCTTCACCGCGCACGGCACCTGGCGCGGGAACACCCCCTCCCCCGGCGGGCGGGACGCGGCCGGCGAGGGCGCAAACGGCGGCTGGGTGACCTTCGACGCCGCCTCCGACCGTGACGTGGTCGTCAAGGTGGGGCTCTCCTACACGGGCGTCGAGGGCGCCAGGGCCAACCTGACGGCGGAGACGGACGACTCGTACGACTTCGACGCCACGCGCGCGGCGCTGCACGCGACCTGGGAGCGGCAGCTGGAGGCCGTGAAGATCGGCGGCGGGTCGGACGAGCGGCAGCGCGCGTTCTATTCGGCGCTCTACCACGCGCAGCTGCATCCGAACCTGGCCGGGGACGTCGACGGCCGGTATGCGGGCTTCGACGGGAAGACGCATCAGGCGTCGGGGTTCACGCCGTACCAGAACCTGTCGTTGTGGGACACCCACCGGCCGCAGAACCAGCTGCTGCAGATGCTGCAGCCGAAGGTCGCCCGTGACGTGGCGTTGTCGGTCGTCGCGATCGGGCGCGACGGCGGCTGGCTGCCGCGCTGGTCGCTGGCCAACAGCGAGACCAACATCATGACCGGTGACCCGGTGACGCCCTTCCTGGTCGAGGCGTGGTCCAAGGGCCTGCTGGCGGGTCACGAGAAGGAGGCGTACGCGCTCCTTCGCAAGAACGCCCTGAGCACGCCGCCGGAGGACTCCCCCTACAACGGCCGTGCGGGGGTCGCCGCCTACCAGGAGCGCGGCTACGTGCCGAGCGGGCTGGAGCCGGGGAAGGACTGCCCGGACAAGGGCGGCGACAACGACTGCCGTCACCCCGCTTCGGCGACCCTGGAGTACGCGGCGGCGGACGCGTCGCTGGCGCTGATGGCCAAGGGGCTGGGGCACACCGCGGACGCCCGCGTGTTCGCAGCACGCGGGCAGTGGTACCGCAACCTGTGGGACTCCTCCATCCAGCAGTTCCGGCCGCGTACGGGTGAGGGCACCTGGCTGACGCCCTACGACCCCGTCGAGGCGGGTCATCAGTTCCACGAGGGCGGCGCCTACCAGTACCAGTGGCTGGTGCCCCAGGACCCGGCCGGGCTCGTCTCCCTGATGGGCGGCAAGCGGGAGACCGAGAAGCGGCTCGACTCCTTCTTCGCCTACGACAAGCTCCTCGCGGACCCCGCCAAGACGGCTCGCGAGGACTGGATCTCGGCGCCGTACGACTACTACGGCAAGCCGACCTACAACCCGAACAACGAACCCGACCTGCACTCCCCGTACATGTACCTGTGGGCCGGCGCGCCGGCCAAGACCGCCACCGTGGTGCGCGCCGCGATGACGCTCTTCACGGACGGGCCCGACGGCATGACCGGCAACGACGACCTGGGCACCATGTCGGCCTGGTACGTCTTCTCCTCGCTGGGCCTGTACCCGACGACCAGCGGGGGCGACTTCCTGGCCGTCTCCAGCCCGCAGTTCCCCTCCGCGGTCATCCGCATCGGCGCCTACGGCAAGAAGCAGGGCGGCACCCTGACCGTCAGGGCACCGGGCGCCAGCGACACCCGACGCTATGTGAAGCAGGCACGGTTCGGCGGGAAGAACCTGCGGGCCACCTGGCTGGACTGGGACGCGGTCGCCCACGGGGGAGGCCTCGCCTTCGAGATGGCCGCCGAGCCGTCGGCATGGGGTACGGGCAAGGGCGCCGAGCCGCCGTCCGTGAACCGTGCGGCGGCCGATTCGCGCCGCCACCTCGATGCCTCGCTGCGCACCGGCTCCGACGTCCTGCCGACGGCCGACAGCGCGCAGAGCGTCCCTCTGAAGCTGGACGTGCTGGGCCAGTCCCCCGGCACGCTGCGGGTGGGCGTCGGCGTGAAGGCTCCCGAGGGCTGGAGCGCGAAGGCCTCCGCGCCCTTCTCGCTCACGTCCCACCGGCTTCCGGTCCAGCGGACCGCGACGGTGGACGTGAGGGTGCCGGCGGGCACCGCGCCGGGTTCGTACACCGTGCGGATCACGGCGAGCGCGAAGGGGGTCAAGCCCGTGGAACGGGTCGCGGCCATCGAGGTGCGCGCCGCGGCCCGCTGCGCGGCAGGTGCCGAGGAGCAGTGTGCCGTCGACCTCGGCAAGGAGGTCAACCACGACGGAACCGCGACCGTCGCGGCCTCCGGCGAGGGCGACTTCGACGGAGGGGGATGGAGCTTCGACGCTGATCTGCTGCCCGCGGCGGGCCCGGTCGTCTGGGACGGCGTGCCGTACGACGCCCCCGATCCGTCCGGGACGGCCCCCAACTTCGTCGAGGCCCGCGGTCAGTCCATGCTGCTGCCGGCCGGGTCCTACCGTGCGCTGCGGCTGGTCGCCGTGGCCCACCACGGCCCGGTGACGACCATGCTCACCGTCCGCTACACCGACGGGAGCACCGACGAAGTGCCGGTCCCGGTGGGCGACTGGGCGGGGTCGGCGCCGCAGGGAAGTTCCGTGGCGCTGGAGATGCCGCACCGGATCAAGCGCGGGCAGGGCGTGGACGGTCCGCCGGTGCGTCTGTTCGGTGCCTCGGCGGACCTCGACGCGTCGAAGACGGTGCGTTCCGTCGGTCTGCAGAACGATCCCCGGGTGCAGCTCTACGCGATCACTCTGCGGTAG
- a CDS encoding alpha/beta hydrolase — MTHPNIPGFTEHRVRVDDGVTLNAAVGGTGSPVVLLHGFPQTRLMWRHVAADLAADHTVICPDLRGYGASDKPAETGPDVYSKRTMARDVVRLAAALGHGSFTLAGHDRGALVAFRAAMDHPEAVSRALFLDVLTTPDMWNALHGVSGAVGFHLYLMAQPPGLPEQLIQASADTFFAHFLDAWTNDPAAIPADVRAHYLAASAAAVPSIVADYRASAGVDMDHDTADRKAGSRLAMPVTVLQQDWGAALGYHAQGLWSAWADDLRHRTVSCGHFMAEEDPRLITDEIRALTGR, encoded by the coding sequence GTGACCCATCCGAACATCCCCGGTTTCACCGAGCACCGCGTGCGGGTCGACGACGGCGTCACCCTGAACGCCGCCGTCGGCGGCACCGGCAGCCCGGTCGTCCTGCTGCACGGTTTCCCGCAGACCCGCCTCATGTGGCGGCACGTCGCCGCCGACCTCGCCGCCGACCACACCGTCATCTGCCCCGACCTTCGCGGTTACGGCGCCAGCGACAAGCCCGCCGAGACCGGCCCCGACGTCTACTCCAAGCGGACCATGGCCCGCGACGTCGTCCGCCTCGCCGCCGCGCTGGGGCACGGCTCCTTCACCCTGGCCGGTCACGACCGCGGCGCCCTGGTCGCCTTCCGGGCCGCGATGGACCACCCGGAGGCGGTCTCCCGCGCGCTGTTCCTCGACGTCCTGACGACCCCCGACATGTGGAACGCCCTGCACGGGGTGTCCGGCGCGGTCGGCTTCCACCTCTATCTGATGGCCCAGCCGCCGGGCCTGCCGGAACAGCTGATCCAGGCGTCCGCCGACACCTTCTTCGCCCATTTCCTCGACGCATGGACCAACGATCCGGCCGCCATCCCCGCCGACGTCCGCGCCCACTACCTCGCCGCGTCCGCGGCGGCGGTGCCGTCCATCGTCGCCGACTACCGCGCCTCCGCCGGCGTGGACATGGACCACGACACCGCCGACCGGAAGGCCGGCAGCCGGCTGGCCATGCCGGTCACCGTCCTCCAGCAGGACTGGGGCGCGGCCCTGGGCTACCACGCCCAGGGCCTGTGGAGCGCCTGGGCCGACGACCTCCGCCACCGCACGGTCTCCTGCGGCCACTTCATGGCCGAGGAGGACCCCCGGCTGATCACCGACGAGATCCGGGCCCTCACCGGCCGCTGA
- a CDS encoding AfsR/SARP family transcriptional regulator, which translates to MGVEFGLLGPVGAWDAEGAALPLGAPRHREVLGRLLIARGRVVPVGRLVADLWEGPAPAGAVGAVRTFVAALRRALEPGRVPRQPSRLLVTDGPGYALRAPREAVDAWRFEDTAARAGRAAPHAALALWDEALARWRGPVLADFPHAAWAAAEQVRLEALRLDAVERRADTLLATGAARDAVADLRAHLAAHPGREEGWVLLATALERSGRRGEALDTLRRARRALAGAYGPGARPALARSEARILGATGSATEPAGTADSVWERTAAAWDRSVPARSRARLHATAGLLRDLAVTGADGLREARTHRRDLVAAAETTGDTELAARIIGSYDVPALWTRADDPEGAGELVRAAARAAARLGPQGPPALRARLLSVVAVESRGDAAADAPPSRAAGAPAAEGWRLRAERAAEEAVRLARRLGDPALLAFALNGAFMQSFATCGSAARRDVLGAGLTRLAVEHQLPGHEVLGRLIRLQALAGLGDLTAADAQAEEIDRLAQRNERPLAAVFTAWYRALRTCETDGWPAARPRYARVLQETAVCGMPGLGRGAAALVALVPVMRGDGLPGPDDFAGLDAGPYRPWLEPLLLAASGAGEQARRALTAVARPPHDHLQEALWCVLARAAAAVGHVPVLRRARDELAAAGAESAGAGSGLVSFGPLTHHLLAVDAALGVHAPCAGPAGDGAGGRSPLAAGETEQD; encoded by the coding sequence GTGGGCGTGGAGTTCGGACTGCTGGGGCCGGTCGGCGCCTGGGACGCGGAGGGCGCGGCGCTGCCGCTCGGCGCGCCCCGCCACCGGGAGGTGCTCGGCCGGCTGCTGATCGCCCGGGGCCGGGTCGTACCGGTGGGGCGGCTGGTGGCCGACCTGTGGGAGGGCCCTGCGCCGGCCGGTGCCGTCGGCGCCGTCCGCACCTTCGTCGCGGCGCTGCGGCGCGCCCTGGAACCCGGCCGCGTACCCCGGCAGCCGTCCCGGCTGCTGGTCACCGACGGTCCCGGCTACGCCCTGCGTGCCCCTCGTGAGGCGGTCGACGCCTGGCGTTTCGAGGACACCGCCGCGCGGGCCGGCCGGGCCGCGCCCCACGCGGCCCTCGCCCTGTGGGACGAGGCGCTCGCCCGCTGGCGCGGGCCCGTGCTGGCCGACTTCCCGCACGCCGCGTGGGCCGCCGCCGAACAGGTCCGGCTGGAGGCCCTGCGCCTGGACGCCGTCGAGCGGCGCGCCGACACCCTGCTGGCCACCGGCGCCGCCCGGGACGCCGTCGCGGACCTGCGCGCCCACCTCGCCGCGCACCCGGGCCGCGAGGAGGGCTGGGTGCTGCTGGCGACCGCCCTGGAGCGGTCCGGGCGGCGCGGCGAGGCCCTGGACACCCTGCGGCGGGCCCGCCGGGCCCTCGCCGGCGCCTACGGGCCGGGCGCCCGGCCCGCCCTGGCCCGCAGCGAAGCCCGCATCCTCGGCGCCACCGGATCCGCGACCGAGCCGGCCGGGACGGCGGACAGCGTGTGGGAGCGCACCGCCGCCGCGTGGGACCGCTCGGTGCCCGCCCGGTCCCGGGCACGGCTGCACGCCACCGCCGGCCTGCTGCGCGATCTCGCGGTGACCGGTGCCGACGGCCTGCGGGAGGCGCGCACGCACCGCCGGGACCTGGTCGCGGCGGCGGAGACGACCGGGGACACCGAGCTGGCCGCCAGGATCATCGGCTCCTACGACGTACCGGCGCTGTGGACGCGCGCCGACGATCCCGAGGGAGCCGGCGAACTCGTCCGGGCGGCGGCCCGGGCCGCCGCCCGGCTCGGCCCGCAGGGCCCGCCCGCGCTGCGGGCCCGGCTGCTGTCGGTCGTCGCGGTCGAGTCACGTGGCGACGCCGCCGCCGATGCGCCGCCGTCCCGGGCGGCCGGGGCCCCCGCGGCCGAGGGGTGGCGGCTGCGTGCCGAACGCGCCGCCGAGGAAGCCGTCCGGCTGGCCCGGCGCCTGGGCGACCCCGCGCTGCTCGCGTTCGCCCTCAACGGCGCCTTCATGCAGTCCTTCGCCACCTGCGGGTCGGCCGCCCGCCGCGATGTTCTGGGGGCCGGCCTGACCCGGCTGGCCGTCGAGCACCAGCTGCCCGGACACGAGGTCCTGGGACGCCTGATCCGTCTGCAGGCGCTCGCCGGCCTCGGCGATCTCACGGCGGCGGACGCGCAGGCCGAGGAGATCGACCGCCTGGCACAGCGCAACGAGCGGCCGCTCGCCGCGGTGTTCACCGCCTGGTACCGGGCCCTGCGCACCTGTGAGACCGACGGCTGGCCGGCCGCCCGCCCCCGGTACGCCCGGGTCCTTCAGGAGACCGCCGTCTGCGGCATGCCCGGGCTCGGCCGGGGAGCGGCCGCGCTGGTCGCGCTGGTCCCGGTGATGCGCGGGGACGGCCTGCCCGGTCCCGACGACTTCGCCGGCCTCGACGCCGGCCCCTACCGGCCCTGGCTGGAGCCCTTGCTGCTGGCCGCTTCCGGTGCCGGCGAACAGGCCCGCCGGGCGCTCACGGCGGTGGCCCGGCCACCGCACGACCATCTGCAGGAGGCGCTGTGGTGCGTGCTCGCCCGCGCGGCGGCGGCCGTCGGGCACGTGCCGGTCCTGCGCCGTGCCCGTGACGAGCTCGCCGCCGCCGGGGCCGAGTCGGCCGGCGCCGGCAGCGGTCTGGTCTCCTTCGGCCCCCTGACCCACCACCTGCTGGCCGTCGACGCCGCGCTCGGCGTGCACGCCCCCTGCGCGGGGCCGGCCGGCGACGGAGCGGGCGGGCGCTCACCGCTCGCGGCAGGAGAGACCGAGCAGGACTGA